The Lutra lutra chromosome 1, mLutLut1.2, whole genome shotgun sequence genomic sequence AAAACTTAATATTATAAGCTATTCTATTTTGCTCTCTGAAATTGATCTAATAAAATAATTACCTAAAATTGATTTCAAGTGGTTTTAAACTATATTACCAAGATGAAAAACATACAAACACTCCAGTACCACAAGAGGCTCTTAAGTAGCTATTATAAGATTTGCCTCATCATAGCTGAAAATTaccccagaattttaaaatattcctttcaaaTGACCCCATGAAGTGCTTAGAAAGCTTGCCTCTCCTCTGAAAAATGCATCATCAGCTGCCTTCTTCACATACCCAGCATTCTGTActagtcacaaaaataaataatgaataaataacttttaaaactgaTCTGCTATTCAGCTACTACCTTACACTACCCTGTTTCAGGCAAGTCCAAATgccaaaataaattgaaattctGAGctcaattaaaaatgataattttaggTTGCTTAAGCATATAATCAACTTCACATCAcagcatgtatatatatattttttaaaaatctcagttctTCAGTTCTCTCCTTCTAGGCAACAGTTTTTCTTTGCCCTCACTATGCCCCTTTCTCCAGGAATAAGGAAACAATGTAGATATTTTTGTCAAATTCTGGAAGTATGGTTTAAATAAACTGTCACTAAATACCTACCTACAAATAGAGATACTCTGGAACAGTAGATACTTAGTATACCAAACACAGACTATTTAGCACCAATCTGGGACAAAAGTACAGTCTAGCAACAACCCTGAACACAGGCTCAAATATCCCTATTATACTCAGGACTACAGCCTTCTGCAAAGCCTGACAGGTCTAAATCCATAATGTCATAACTAAACCCATAGTTTTATCTAAATGTGGGAGGAAACCAATGCAAGAGTATTTTAAATAGTCCTAAGAAGGGACATTTGAACTCTAGATCATTTAACAAACGCTGAATGCAATGGCACCCCAAAACTGAACTTAATGATGAGTCAGTGACAATTAACATTCAACTTAGTATCTGGCAACATGACAATACAAACCTCAATCAAAACTTGAACCTACTTCCAAGTTACCTTTTGATTAAACATAAATTATATAGTGGTAAATTGGTAATGTCAAAACGGGAAGGTTAAGAGATAGCATTAAAACATGTGTGCAATTAAAACAATGCCTGTAGCGATGCTACTGGGTCTCTACCAGCTCCCACAGACCCTTTCTAAAGGGAGAACTCAAGCCTCGCCTCCAAACGCGAATGCTAGGTACTAAGCAAGTTCATCTCTGAATTAAGACCAAATACTCTGTAGTCacacaaacaagaaacaaatgttagGAGACTGGCATTTAGTCTTTCTAGCAAGTATACAAAACTATGACAACCCCTAAGACCTGAGCTAAATATAATAACCCTTATTCCAAAAGACAAAATACTCTGCAAATGTACGTAACGATTTGAATCGTCCTCTTTATTCGAAAGGATGAGCAAGTAAATACTTTCATCACTATTTCAACATGGAAATACTCAAGCACTTGATAAAGCTGACTACCAACAGCACAAAAAGTATAAGAAGCAACTTTCAAATCAAATCATCCAAGTAAAAAGCATATTCTCTCAATTCAAGGTTAATGAGACCGGGGGAAGTGGTATGGGAATAGAGAGGGAGCTGCCTCATCCTTGACTGAAGACAGGTTTTTGCCCTTTTCCACTACCTCTTGATTATTATTAGCAGGAGGTCTAATATTTTAAGATCCTGGTTAGTAAAGGCTTTGTATTTTAAGGGTGAGGTGGAGAAGGggtgtaaaataaaatcaatactcACTGCTAACTTTCATGCTGCCAAAAGCTGAAGGCTGCTGCACTGGCTTGCAGCTCTCCGCAAAGGAGGTGGTTCTGGGCCGCCCTGACATGATCACTCTTTTCCCGAAtcaccctcttttccttccttccttttcttccttttgttttatgcTGGGGTGTTAGGTTAATGATAAATGCAGCATTAAGTTGTcccacaagattaaaaaaaaaaaaaaagacttcgtCTTCTTGGCTTTTCACTCCTTTCTGTacagctacttaaaaaaaaaaaaaagagcgatgTATTTCTCCTTCAAGACAGATCAGTATGGATATTTAACATATAGATGATTTGGGgctgggaaaaaaatacagttctttcccctccctttccttggaaaggaaaaagggaggggggagtcttaaaaaatatatatcacgtGAAACGGGGGCAAATACTTGATTGAAAATAAGTACTCTGAATATTATATTTTCCTCGGGGATTTTTTTTCCGACTCAATGAAGAAGGAAAGCGGCGGAAGGATCACGAGTCTCACGCTTGAAAAGAaggggggatgggaaggagggagggagagggagggggtggctCGGAGATGCGACGGGAAACGCTGCGGCTCCGGCAGCGGCGGGATCCGGCGGGCAGACGGCGGGGGCCCGGCGAACTGGAAGGCGGCGGAGTCGCGAGTCAGTCAGAGGCGGGCGGTGGCGGCGGCTCCTCTTCTCATTGCGCCAGGAGCAGCTGCAGGCGGCGGCTGGATCCAGCGGCCATGGCGGCGGCTGTGGCGGAGGCAGCTCCCTTCAGACCCCAGGCAGCGGATCCTCGACTGCTCCCCATACGCCGGGGACATGGGAACCCGGCAACCGCTTCCGTCCCCTGGGGCCCCCTCCCCCGTCCGCGGCACCAGCGCGGCCGCCCTCCCGCCCCTCGCCTCTGCTCGGTGCCCGCTCAGGAAGTCTCCGCGCTTTGCCCCCAGCCCGGAGCCCTGTCAGCGGCTGCGGGGCCGGCTCCTCctcgcttccttccttccttcctttgtcactcggcccgggcggcggcggcggcagcggcggcggcggcagcggcggcagcacAAGCCTGCATTCGCCCGGGTCGGGGGCTGCTCTGTGTGAGGAGCGCCGTCTGCGCAGCCGCCTAGCTCTTCCCCACTCACCCTCCCCCCTCCTACTCGTCCTccgcctccttcctcccccacccaaccTTACACCGCCCAGCGCCCCGCCATCCGCGTAACAGGCGTCTGGGAATCGCCGTCCGAGGTCCGCGCCCGCCTGCTTCGGCTACGGAGCCGAAGCCAGAGCAGAGCCAATCACAGACGTCGATTGTTTGCGACTCCTCCCGGAAAAAGCCGATCGACCTGAGAAACCAATTAGGAAGTGTCGCTAGAAATCCACGCCCAAAAAGCGGAAAATGCCGAAGATAGCCGAACGAGAAGAAGGTGGGTTCTCGTTCTGTGGCTGGCTAGAGGAGAAATTCTACAATGGCAGCAGTGGCCAATCACAGTGGCCGGCCCTCACGAAAAAGCTTGAAGAGTTAAGGACGGTGAAACCCGGAGTCACCGGTGAAACAGCACGGCTGGGCGCCGCGGCCGCCTTGTAATTGGCCGACAACTCCGCTGGGAGTGTACCTCCCTCGGTGATTGGTGAAGCGAGGGGGGCTTCCGAGGACAGTACGGCCAGTCAGAATGTCTCCTCCCTCGCCAaggtggggagaagaagaaagaaaagggagggcgTCTATAAAGCGCCTTCTCATTGGCTTGAAGCTTTGGAACTGGAGTGAGGCCGAAACCCGTAGCGGCAGCCAATCAGCACTCACTGTCGTCCAATCGCAAGACCTAGA encodes the following:
- the LOC125097263 gene encoding translation initiation factor IF-2-like yields the protein MYFSFKTDQRKAAEGSRVSRLKRRGDGKEGGRGRGWLGDATGNAAAPAAAGSGGQTAGARRTGRRRSRESVRGGRWRRLLFSLRQEQLQAAAGSSGHGGGCGGGSSLQTPGSGSSTAPHTPGTWEPGNRFRPLGPPPPSAAPARPPSRPSPLLGARSGSLRALPPARSPVSGCGAGSSSLPSFLPLSLGPGGGGGSGGGGSGGSTSLHSPGSGAALCEERRLRSRLALPHSPSPLLLVLRLLPPPPNLTPPSAPPSA